A window of Aequoribacter fuscus genomic DNA:
CCCCACCAGCTACTCGAGCTCACGACCTGCGCTTGGGAATCCTGCAGATAAAGCCCCTCTACCGTCAGCCCCTCGCTCAGGGGTATCTGTGCTTCGCTGGTCACGCTCATTTGCTCAGCATCTGTGACCAATACTCTGACCTGCCCATCAGCAGCTGGTATCGGCGCAAAAAGTGCATCAGCCGGGGCATTCTCTGCCGCATCAACCGCAATGAAACAGCACCCCCCTGAGCGCGAAGGCGCAATTAAGAGTAGCTCACCGTTGTATTGTACAAGATCCGATTCAGCCACCTCGGACTCAAGGCGGTAGCTGGTCGAATACGCAGGCGCAGCGGGGATCGCGGCATCGGCGGCAAGTGCCACCTCAGCCACTCGACTCGAACCCGCGTCTGCAAGGCCATCGCGCACAAATTGCACGATTTCTTGCGAACTAGAAAAGGATACTAACAAGCGCTCATCCTCGGGCTCTTGAGTCACCGGGGGCGCGGGCACTGCACCGGCACCACCGCCGCCACCGCAGCTGGTGATCAAAAAACACACCAAAAAAGACCACCAAAGCCTCATACCACGCTGTAGAATCTTGGACATCTTACCCTCCTGAACACTCACCTTGGCGGGTCAAGCGTATCCGAACTGCTCGCGTTGACCCGGTACCAACCCGCTATGGAAAGTCGATCACGCTTGGCGGGCAATACTTCGTGAGGAAACTCTTCGCTTAAAAACACCACCAATGTACCCGCCAGAGGCGTCACTCTCAAACCCTCCCGATCTTCGGCATCTTTGTAGAGCACAAGTTCGCCACCGTCATCCGCTGCCCAATCACTGTTCAGATACACCACAACGGACAGCACCCTATTCGTCTGACCTCGGAACGCATCATAATGACGCTTATAGTAGGCCCCAGCTTGATACCAAGCGTAGTGACTTTCAAACGAAAATAAGCCCATGAATAGCCGCCGATTGATCGCAACCCGGAGCGCCTCGGCCCAGTCAAGCCAGGCCTTGCCGGTGGGTGTTTCACCCGTCATCCAACACACTTTGTCTGAGCGCACAAAATCGTTTGTGTGGTGCTGGGTATTGCGACCAATACCCGCCCGAAAAAACTCGTTTGCATCCAAGGTTCGGACTTGCTCCTGTAAGGCCGTTAAAATGTCGACGGGTAAACAGGCGGGCTGAATCGAATACCCCTGGTACTGCAAATCATCGCAAATACGCTCGGCGCGTTGTTCGAAGACTCTTTCACGGTCTGAGTGAACCGAGAGCCTCTCATCGAGTAGCACATTCATTGCTGGTTTTCCTCTAAAGTACTGCAGTTTACGCTATCTGACGCAAATAACCTGTTATGCCACTCGAAATATAGATAAATTGTCATCTGCACTGTACAAAATAGTGTGAACTGTGTCACATTTGCATATGAATAAGCGCCGCAAAGGGAATGCCTACCATGCTCGTGAAAAATCTCTCCCCGATCGACCGCGCGATCCGCGGAATTGTTGCCGTTGTCGCGTTAACGACCGCGATTTTCTTTCCTGAGGTTATCGGAGATCCTCTACTTCAAGGCATTCTCGTTGCCTTCGGGTTGCTCAATGCGATTTCTTTGGTGTTTGGCAACTGCTTGGTCTATCAGCTGACTGGAATATCGACTTATAAAGGTGCCGACGCAAAGGACAGCTAGATCGTGGCACTGCAACCCCTTCTGCTCGCAACCGATTCGGGGCTTAAGCCCCGAATCATTTTTGGGTCGCTAGGACTGGCCTTTATTGTGTCACTCATCTTCATTGCGGTTGCCTATCGTCTCTCGACTGAACTGGGCTTGGATGTACAAACCGAAAGCGTCGAGACCCGCGCCAAGACGTTGGTTCACGCGCTAGAATTCGATGCCGAGAACCATACCCATCATGGCTTGAACACGAGTTATCTGGAACACTTGGTCGCGCAAAATTTCAATGACGCCTCAATTTTGGTAACTTGGGACGGCCAAACAAAGCAGTACGGACAAATTCCCGCTGACGCACTTGCCGCTAAGATGAGCCTGATGAAAAACGGCGAGGGTAAAACAGGTCTCATCGAAACGAGCTCGCAGACCTACATGTGGGCGCGAGCAAGATCGCCCAATATCGAGCTGCAGGTGTTTCTGCTGACGCCCGTCGACGTGTTCACCAAGGGTTTAGACGCCATCAGTAAGCGATTAATGTTTGTCTCGTTCATTACGCTATGGGTGGCTATTTGGGGCGCTCTATCTCTGTCAGTCATTATCAGCAAGCGTTTCGAGACAATCAATTCTCGGCTCCGCGACGCGGCCTCGCGTGACAATCTAACAGGACTTTACAACCGTGCTTATATGCTTGAGGCCTTCGAAGCTCGTTTGTTAACTCACGGCAAAAACGAAGCCCCCTCACCTGGCGCTTTTTTATTGATGGGTGTCAACAAGTTCAAGGAAATCAATGAGATCATTGGCAACATCGGCGCCGATGAGTGCCTGAAAATTCTGGCGCTAAAATTCTCCAAACTGGTACCGCCCCCCTCTGTCGTCTATCGCTACGATGGTGATGAATTCGCCTGCTGGATCGAGGGGGCCAATGAGCAGCAAATAGAGAGCATAGTCCAGTCATTTGTCGCTGCGGCGAATGAAGCCATAACGGTGAAGGGCTGGACGTTTAACTTAAGCTTGTCAGCCGGTATTGCTTTATTTCCGCGTGACGCAATAGACAGCAAAGACATCATTCACTGTGCTGACATCGCATTGCAAGACGCCAAACGGTCTCGCCAAGCGCTCTTGTTTTATAACCCTCAGTACGATGAAAATACCCAGCTTAAAGCGCTACTTCGCAATCAGGTGCCTGGGGCTATCGCTCGAGCCGACTTTTCCATGTTTTTTCAGCCAAAAATTGACCTTGCAACTGGCGCCATTGCAGGGGTTGAGGCTCTCGCTCGATGGCACCACCCCACACTTGGCAACATTCCGCCCGATGTCTTTATTCCGCTGGTTGAGCAGGGGCGAGAAATTAATGCGTTCAGCCGTTTAATGCTGCACACGGCCATTCAGCAAGCCAAATCTTGGCAGGTTGAGGGCAAATACATCCCCATCGCTGTTAACCTATCGCCCTATAACTTACTCGACAACCAACTCGTCGAATTCATTCAAAGAGAGCTTGAGGCCGCTGATCTAGCCCCTGAGCTACTGGCCGTGGAGTTGACTGAGAGCGCGACAATGTTCGACGTTAACCTGGCCCAGCGGGTCTTCACCGAACTAAGAGACATGGGTATTAAGATTTCAATTGACGATTTTGGCACGGGCATGAGCTCAATGTCCTATTTACAAATTTTGCCTATCGATTGCGTGAAGCTGGATCGAAGCTTCATCGAGAACATACAAACCGACAAAGTGGCTCACGCGATCGTCTCTTGCATGGTGTCGTTGTGCCACACGCTGGGCAAAACTGTTGTGGCGGAGGGCGTTGAAACCGAAGCACAATCGAAGGCCCTTCGAGAAATTGGCTGCGACCAAGCGCAAGGCTATCTATTTGCGCGTCCATTACGAGTCAACGATAAAGAACTTATCGATTGGTTTCGCGCCGAGGTCCCCGCCATCGCAATGGATACAGGCACCCGTGCCTAGTTGGGATGATCTACCTGTTACTTTTATAGAAACGTGATTGCAGCGAAGCGGTCGCGCTTTCATATGCCAGACCGCTTACGATTTCAGTCCAGCGCGACACCAATTAAGACAACAAACCTATCGCCTTTTGCATGACGACCTCTAACCTTGTAGCTTTGCTAGCGGCCAGTATCAAACGGTCGGGACGCAGTATCAGAGCGACTTCTGATTTGGGGAGGTCTTTCCCATCCACGAGCCAATCACTGCCAAACTTGCATGCTCTGCCAGGCGTAGACAAGCACACGAACTCCCCACCTAAACCTTGCCACTGCTGTCTCAATTCCTCGCTGATATAACGTCGGGGGTCGCAGTTGATGCCGACACACACAAAGCGGATCCCAAACACCTCGTCACTACGCTTGCGATCGCCGGCGGCCGTTTGAAGCCACCACTGCGGTAAGTGAGCCCCTGCCGCAAAAGCACCCCTGAGGCCCCCTTTCAAAAACAAGCCGTCATCGAAAGTGTTTTGCGGTTTCACCTTCATATCGGTAAAGACCGTGTGGACCACAGGCAACAGACCGATAAACTTTGCTAATCCGTGCACGAAGATCGCTTTAACTCGGCTCGAGGGCATGATCAGCTCGCCCAAAAATTGCGCCAGCCGTATCATTTTACCGGCGTGCGGCTTGCGTTCCTGCGTGTAGGACGCTAACACACCGACAGACACCTCGCGTCGAAGAACCGCTTTTAATTTCCAACCTAAATTCGCGACATCGCGCAGACCCGACACCAAGCCTTGCCCGGCGAACGGTGGTGTCACGTGTGCTGCATCACCAGCCAAAAACACCGATCCTACTTGAAACCTATCGGCTAATCGGGCGTGAAATCGATAAACGGCTTTGCGCTCCAAGGTGATGTGCTCGAATGTTGTCCAAGGCCTCAGCAAGTCCTTAATCTTGGCATCTTCCATGAATTCGTCCTGACTCTCACCTGGATGTAACATGAACTCCCAGCGCTGCCGTCCTCCCGGTGCTGGCATATGAGGAGCGGGACGCGCGGG
This region includes:
- a CDS encoding 2OG-Fe(II) oxygenase; this encodes MNVLLDERLSVHSDRERVFEQRAERICDDLQYQGYSIQPACLPVDILTALQEQVRTLDANEFFRAGIGRNTQHHTNDFVRSDKVCWMTGETPTGKAWLDWAEALRVAINRRLFMGLFSFESHYAWYQAGAYYKRHYDAFRGQTNRVLSVVVYLNSDWAADDGGELVLYKDAEDREGLRVTPLAGTLVVFLSEEFPHEVLPAKRDRLSIAGWYRVNASSSDTLDPPR
- a CDS encoding YgaP family membrane protein; translated protein: MLVKNLSPIDRAIRGIVAVVALTTAIFFPEVIGDPLLQGILVAFGLLNAISLVFGNCLVYQLTGISTYKGADAKDS
- a CDS encoding putative bifunctional diguanylate cyclase/phosphodiesterase; translated protein: MALQPLLLATDSGLKPRIIFGSLGLAFIVSLIFIAVAYRLSTELGLDVQTESVETRAKTLVHALEFDAENHTHHGLNTSYLEHLVAQNFNDASILVTWDGQTKQYGQIPADALAAKMSLMKNGEGKTGLIETSSQTYMWARARSPNIELQVFLLTPVDVFTKGLDAISKRLMFVSFITLWVAIWGALSLSVIISKRFETINSRLRDAASRDNLTGLYNRAYMLEAFEARLLTHGKNEAPSPGAFLLMGVNKFKEINEIIGNIGADECLKILALKFSKLVPPPSVVYRYDGDEFACWIEGANEQQIESIVQSFVAAANEAITVKGWTFNLSLSAGIALFPRDAIDSKDIIHCADIALQDAKRSRQALLFYNPQYDENTQLKALLRNQVPGAIARADFSMFFQPKIDLATGAIAGVEALARWHHPTLGNIPPDVFIPLVEQGREINAFSRLMLHTAIQQAKSWQVEGKYIPIAVNLSPYNLLDNQLVEFIQRELEAADLAPELLAVELTESATMFDVNLAQRVFTELRDMGIKISIDDFGTGMSSMSYLQILPIDCVKLDRSFIENIQTDKVAHAIVSCMVSLCHTLGKTVVAEGVETEAQSKALREIGCDQAQGYLFARPLRVNDKELIDWFRAEVPAIAMDTGTRA
- a CDS encoding bifunctional 3-(3-hydroxy-phenyl)propionate/3-hydroxycinnamic acid hydroxylase; translation: MDHDYEVVIIGAGPVGMAMAALLGRFGVHTLVVDRLNAIQTDPRAIALDNEALRILAMCGLVLEDLDLVTIPAVNYRSPFFGRFGRMNTSDSVDTLPPLVTFFQPALEASLAAQAQVTGSVQVLRGARAQVIENSEAGALVRVHDLEDGTERDLKARFVVACDGAGSATRQSLGVDFLGVSYSQDWLIVDALNVPESVEEITFYCDPARPAPHMPAPGGRQRWEFMLHPGESQDEFMEDAKIKDLLRPWTTFEHITLERKAVYRFHARLADRFQVGSVFLAGDAAHVTPPFAGQGLVSGLRDVANLGWKLKAVLRREVSVGVLASYTQERKPHAGKMIRLAQFLGELIMPSSRVKAIFVHGLAKFIGLLPVVHTVFTDMKVKPQNTFDDGLFLKGGLRGAFAAGAHLPQWWLQTAAGDRKRSDEVFGIRFVCVGINCDPRRYISEELRQQWQGLGGEFVCLSTPGRACKFGSDWLVDGKDLPKSEVALILRPDRLILAASKATRLEVVMQKAIGLLS